One segment of Xiphias gladius isolate SHS-SW01 ecotype Sanya breed wild chromosome 1, ASM1685928v1, whole genome shotgun sequence DNA contains the following:
- the LOC120792732 gene encoding beta-2 adrenergic receptor-like — protein sequence MTALLHNVSVPRSTAVLLASTDSPFNLTAAAQAGLGSGHSLAPLCTLCCCGFLNRTSAVVFMVSLAFAIVVGNVVTLTVFVQTRQSRTPQGYLKVSLAIADMMVGVLVVPFSVYTEISLMVTNAPPIWYQGSSSSPASSSSLGGLVSPWQPCMLIGPVFAGCTFVSISTIFLMTLERSVAILRPLHKDALVTRRRTLILILLSWAASFLLALAPLIFSSNFTLEYNECSRMCNYTPLLSGSQLPPDANILLLFPAFDFIILGGTLAVNIASFTSIRRYSRKRKLLSEGSLSDGGGGAGGGGCPHRPSFSDIKAAKTIGILTFAFTASFSPIAVFVLGNVVGYTWCNFSFFAFWILTGNSCCNVIIYSVRDHRFRKGVTLLFQRDQSPPHGEKT from the exons ATGACTGCTCTGCTTCACAACGTCAGTGTCCCCAGGAGTACAGCAGTCTTGCTGGCGTCCACAGACAGTCCATTCAACCTGACTGCAGCTGCTCAGGCAGGACTCGGGTCAGGCCATTCGCTGGCCCCTCTCTGTACCCTCTGTTGCTGTGGGTTTCTCAATCGCACCTCGGCAGTGGTGTTCATGGTCAGCCTGGCATTTGCCATCGTGGTTGGAAATGTGGTCACGCTTACTGTTTTTGTGCAGACAAGGCAATCGAGAACACCACAGGGATACTTGAAAG tgtcTCTGGCCATAGCAGACATGATGGTCGGTGTCCTTGTGGTACCTTTCTCTGTctacactgaaatatctctgaTGGTGACGAACGCTCCTCCCATTTGGTACCAGGGTAGTTCTTCTTCCccggcctcctcctcttccctcgGTGGACTAGTGAGCCCTTGGCAGCCTTGCATGCTGATTGGTCCCGTGTTCGCAGGATGCACCTTTGTCTCAATCAGCACAATCTTCCTCATGACCTTGGAGCGGAGTGTGGCCATCCTACGACCACTCCACAAGGATGCCTTGGTGACCCGGAGACGGACTCTTATCCTCATCCTGCTCTCTTGGGCTGCCAGCTTCCTGCTGGCTCTCGCGCCTCTCATCTTCAGCAGTAACTTCACTTTGGAGTACAATGAGTGCAGTCGTATGTGTAACTACACCCCACTATTGTCTGGAAGCCAGCTACCACCGGATGCcaacattttgctgttattcCCAGCATTTGACTTCATAATACTCGGGGGTACGTTAGCCGTTAATATTGCTTCTTTCACTAGCATTCGACGGTACTCCCGAAAACGCAAACTGCTCTCAGAGGGGAGTCTAAGTGACGGagggggaggagcaggaggcgGAGGGTGCCCTCACAGGCCCTCCTTTTCAGACATTAAAGCTGCCAAGACAATTGGCATACTAACATTTGCCTTCACAGCATCCTTCTCTCCCATCGCAGTGTTTGTGCTCGGGAACGTGGTGGGATACACCTGGTGTAACTTTTCCTTCTTTGCCTTCTGGATCCTGACAGGAAACAGCTGCTGTAATGTTATCATCTACAGTGTCAGGGACCACCGCTTCAGGAAGGGCGTGACCCTGCTCTTTCAGCGAGACCAGTCCCCCCCACATGGCGAGAAGACTTGA